From Trichoplusia ni isolate ovarian cell line Hi5 chromosome 20, tn1, whole genome shotgun sequence, a single genomic window includes:
- the LOC113503647 gene encoding protein charybde-like: MEILPVTNQFVGFNSEKAWNGPTWREAPVPVPTEAALAQRLERELRAAKGASELATAEVLVPAELLARASRQTLALAEGEPCGSRGAAVIVDVAGRRLAAFKIDPNTLTTHEIHLHLEHDATNWTSLLPQFLKNLTRGGTIIISPQFTIEKKKLFRSQAE; the protein is encoded by the exons ATGGAGATCCTGCCGGTCACGAATCAGTTTGTCGGATTCAATAGCGAAAAAG cTTGGAATGGGCCAACTTGGCGGGAAGCACCGGTGCCGGTTCCGACGGAAGCGGCGCTGGCTCAGAGGCTCGAGAGAGAACTTCGAGCGGCGAAAGGAGCCAGCGAGCTAGCCACGGCTGAGGTGCTGGTGCCGGCCGAGCTGCTGGCGCGAGCCTCGCGGCAGACGCTGGCGCTGGCGGAGGGCGAGCCCTGCGGCTCCCGGGGGGCCGCCGTCATAGTGGACGTCGCGGGCAGAAGATTAGCAGCTTTCAAAATAGACCCCAACACGTTAACTACGCACGAAATACATCTTCACCTGGAACATGACGCGACGAACTGGACCAGCCTGTTGCCGCAATTCTTAAA AAACTTAACGCGAGGCGgcaccatcatcatcagccccCAGTTCACGATAGAAAAGAAGAAATTGTTCAGGAGCCAGGCAGAGTGA